One Cryptosporangium aurantiacum DNA window includes the following coding sequences:
- a CDS encoding alpha/beta hydrolase: protein MARIVSNSVLPADRRDITLHTADGLTLVGELALPLERPPVATLLCLHPLPTHGGMMDSHLFRKAAWRLPALADVAVLRFNTRGTTSARGTSEGTFDNAVGERYDVAAAIEYAEFEELPNPWLLGWSFGTDLTLMYGCDPSVVGAILLSPPLRFSRPEHLTVWSDSGKPVTALVPEFDDFLRPEEARTKFAPLKQLEIVPVDGAKHLWVGYAERVLDEIVARIVSPDSVPLPREYDGPIETGDASQYADQTVAAFADVPRPEPHAD from the coding sequence GTGGCTCGCATCGTTTCGAACTCTGTCCTGCCGGCGGATCGCCGGGACATCACGCTCCACACCGCTGACGGGCTGACGCTCGTCGGCGAGCTGGCGCTCCCGCTCGAACGGCCCCCCGTCGCCACGCTGCTCTGCCTGCACCCGCTGCCCACCCACGGCGGGATGATGGACAGCCACCTCTTCCGCAAGGCCGCCTGGCGCCTGCCCGCGCTCGCCGACGTCGCCGTGCTGCGCTTTAACACCCGCGGTACGACGTCCGCCCGCGGCACCAGCGAAGGCACGTTCGACAACGCGGTCGGCGAGCGGTACGACGTCGCCGCGGCGATCGAGTACGCCGAGTTCGAGGAACTTCCGAACCCGTGGCTGCTCGGCTGGTCGTTCGGCACCGACCTGACGCTGATGTACGGCTGCGATCCGTCGGTCGTCGGCGCGATTTTGCTCTCCCCGCCGCTCCGCTTCAGCCGCCCGGAGCACCTGACAGTGTGGTCGGACTCCGGTAAGCCGGTTACCGCGCTCGTCCCCGAGTTCGACGACTTCCTTCGCCCGGAAGAAGCGCGGACCAAGTTTGCGCCGCTGAAGCAATTGGAAATCGTTCCAGTGGACGGTGCGAAACACCTCTGGGTGGGTTATGCCGAGCGAGTGCTGGACGAGATCGTCGCGCGAATCGTGTCGCCTGATAGCGTCCCGCTCCCACGTGAATACGACGGCCCGATAGAGACTGGGGACGCCAGCCAGTACGCCGACCAGACGGTAGCCGCGTTCGCGGACGTGCCGAGGCCGGAGCCGCACGCAGACTAG
- a CDS encoding alpha/beta fold hydrolase, translating into MTVELTYQESGHGTPLVLLHAFPLSSAMWATQHWLLADTCRLITPDQRGWGDSPLGDEEPSMDVLVDDLALLLDDLKLDRVVLGGLSMGGYVTMAFLRRYPERVSGLVLANTKAAADPEGAAANRVRIAHALEHTESAETLVENVFGNLLGQTTRSAKPAVADAVKAAILATPPRAAAWAEYAMAKRADSFDVLRAADVPALIIAGEEDALITDADVAAMAEALPDARVVEIPHAGHLTAVEDPTAFDGAVRTLLARV; encoded by the coding sequence GTGACGGTCGAGCTGACGTACCAGGAGAGCGGGCACGGCACACCGTTGGTGCTGCTGCACGCGTTCCCGCTCTCCTCGGCGATGTGGGCGACCCAGCACTGGTTGCTGGCCGACACCTGCCGGTTGATCACCCCGGACCAGCGCGGCTGGGGCGACTCCCCGCTGGGCGACGAGGAACCCTCGATGGACGTCCTGGTGGACGACCTCGCGCTGCTGCTCGACGACCTCAAGCTCGACCGCGTAGTGCTCGGCGGCCTCTCGATGGGCGGCTACGTCACGATGGCATTCTTGCGGCGCTATCCGGAGCGGGTGAGCGGGCTGGTGCTCGCGAACACCAAAGCCGCCGCCGACCCCGAGGGAGCCGCGGCGAACCGAGTCCGGATCGCGCACGCGCTGGAGCACACCGAGTCCGCCGAGACGCTCGTCGAGAACGTGTTCGGCAACCTGCTCGGCCAGACGACGCGTTCCGCCAAGCCCGCGGTCGCCGACGCGGTGAAGGCCGCGATCCTGGCCACCCCACCACGGGCCGCGGCGTGGGCGGAGTACGCGATGGCCAAGCGCGCCGACTCGTTCGACGTCCTGCGCGCCGCCGACGTTCCCGCGCTGATCATCGCCGGTGAGGAGGACGCGCTGATCACCGACGCGGACGTCGCCGCGATGGCCGAGGCGCTCCCGGACGCGCGCGTCGTCGAGATCCCGCACGCCGGTCACCTGACCGCGGTCGAGGACCCCACCGCCTTCGACGGCGCCGTCCGCACGTTGCTCGCCCGCGTCTAG